One genomic segment of Terriglobales bacterium includes these proteins:
- the coxB gene encoding cytochrome c oxidase subunit II — MGLVLLVVIWLITLLSTYYFAIDKWAMLPLASAHGPAMDSWFHTTYIVVGIVFLAAQIGLGWVVWRSRDQGDQTKVTYSHGNTKLEVLWTVLTAIIFVGLNLAGAKIWAESRFQGAAPGAVKVEVTGLQFAWYFRYPGPDGQFARTKPELADASVGNAVGIDDTDPAAKDDFVVGTLILPVDREAELTLRSQDVIHSLFIPAMRFKQDAVPGLMIKMHFTPTKVGDYEIACAELCGLGHYKMHGMLKVVSQADYEKWVAQKVAEKQASQ, encoded by the coding sequence ATGGGCCTAGTGCTCCTCGTTGTCATCTGGCTTATCACACTGCTCAGCACTTACTACTTCGCCATCGACAAGTGGGCCATGCTGCCGCTGGCTTCGGCGCACGGACCGGCCATGGACAGCTGGTTCCACACCACCTACATCGTGGTCGGCATCGTGTTCCTGGCGGCGCAGATCGGGCTGGGCTGGGTGGTGTGGAGGTCGCGCGACCAGGGCGACCAGACCAAGGTCACCTATTCCCACGGGAACACCAAGCTGGAAGTCCTGTGGACGGTGCTGACCGCCATCATCTTCGTCGGCCTGAACCTGGCCGGGGCGAAGATCTGGGCCGAGAGCCGCTTCCAGGGCGCCGCGCCCGGCGCGGTGAAGGTCGAAGTCACCGGCCTGCAGTTCGCCTGGTACTTCCGCTATCCCGGGCCGGACGGCCAGTTCGCCCGGACCAAACCGGAGTTGGCGGATGCCTCGGTGGGGAACGCGGTGGGCATCGACGACACCGATCCGGCGGCCAAGGACGATTTCGTGGTCGGCACCCTGATCCTGCCGGTGGACCGCGAGGCCGAGCTCACGCTGCGCTCGCAGGACGTGATCCACAGCTTGTTCATACCGGCCATGCGCTTCAAGCAGGACGCGGTGCCCGGGCTGATGATCAAGATGCACTTCACGCCCACCAAGGTCGGCGATTACGAGATCGCCTGCGCCGAGCTCTGCGGCCTGGGCCACTACAAGATGCACGGGATGCTGAAGGTGGTCAGCCAGGCCGATTACGAGAAGTGGGTGGCGCAGAAAGTAGCGGAGAAACAGGCATCGCAGTAG